The proteins below are encoded in one region of Ornithinimicrobium avium:
- the glmS gene encoding glutamine--fructose-6-phosphate transaminase (isomerizing), with protein MCGIVGYVGPQVGDKALDVVMEGLGRLEYRGYDSAGVALVGDGKVETRKRAGKLANLRQALAEADLPQTATAIGHTRWATHGGPTDANAHPHRGGHDGKLALVHNGIIENFHGLRGRLEAEGVTFTSETDTEVVAHLLSAAVDRTGDLTEAMRETVADLEGAFTLLAVHAEQPRTVVGARRNSPLVVGLGEGENFLGSDVAAFIGYTKQAMELGQDQIVTITPDTYAVINFDGTPSDGKAYEVTWDAAAAEKGGYDTFMEKEIHDQPHAVRDTLIGRTDARGDLALDELHIDEDELRAVTKIVIVACGTASYAGMVAKYAIEHWTRIPVEVELAHEFRYRDPVIDEHTLVVSISQSGETMDTLMAVRHAKELGAMTVSICNTHGSTIPRESDAVLYTHAGPEIAVASTKAFLAQITASYILGLYLAALRGTSYGQAAAEIMAELQAIPDKIEALLGTMDRVKEIAYYMADSRAVLFLGRHVGYPVAMEGALKLKELAYIHAEGFAAGELKHGPIALIEPGQPVFVIVPSPSSEHGLHGKVVSNIQEIRARGARTLVIAEEGDEDVVPFADVVIRVPRTSPLLAPLLTVVPLQVFALQLSTAKGLDVDQPRNLAKSVTVE; from the coding sequence ATGTGTGGAATCGTCGGATATGTCGGCCCCCAGGTCGGCGACAAGGCCCTGGACGTCGTCATGGAGGGCCTGGGTCGCCTGGAGTACCGCGGCTACGACTCGGCCGGCGTCGCGCTCGTCGGGGACGGCAAGGTCGAGACGCGCAAGCGGGCCGGCAAGCTGGCCAACCTGCGCCAGGCCCTGGCCGAGGCCGACCTCCCGCAGACCGCGACCGCGATCGGCCACACCCGGTGGGCCACCCACGGCGGCCCTACGGACGCCAACGCCCACCCGCACCGCGGTGGCCACGACGGCAAGCTCGCGCTGGTGCACAACGGGATCATCGAGAACTTCCACGGGCTCAGGGGGCGGCTCGAGGCCGAGGGCGTCACGTTCACCTCCGAGACCGACACCGAGGTCGTGGCCCACCTGCTCAGCGCCGCGGTCGACCGCACCGGCGACCTCACCGAGGCGATGCGCGAGACGGTCGCCGACCTGGAGGGTGCCTTCACCCTGCTGGCGGTGCACGCCGAGCAGCCGCGCACGGTCGTCGGGGCGCGCCGCAACAGCCCGCTCGTCGTCGGCCTGGGCGAGGGAGAGAACTTCCTCGGCTCCGACGTGGCCGCCTTCATCGGCTACACCAAGCAGGCGATGGAGCTGGGCCAGGACCAGATCGTGACGATCACGCCCGACACCTACGCGGTGATCAACTTCGACGGGACGCCCTCGGACGGCAAGGCCTACGAGGTCACCTGGGACGCGGCCGCCGCCGAGAAGGGCGGCTACGACACCTTCATGGAGAAGGAGATCCACGACCAGCCGCACGCCGTGCGCGACACGCTCATCGGCCGCACCGACGCCCGCGGCGACCTGGCCCTGGACGAGCTGCACATCGACGAGGACGAGCTGCGCGCGGTGACCAAGATCGTCATCGTGGCCTGCGGCACCGCCTCCTACGCCGGCATGGTCGCCAAGTACGCCATCGAGCACTGGACCCGGATCCCGGTGGAGGTGGAGCTCGCCCACGAGTTCAGGTACCGCGACCCGGTCATCGACGAGCACACGCTGGTGGTGTCGATCTCCCAGTCCGGCGAGACGATGGACACACTCATGGCGGTGCGCCACGCCAAGGAGCTGGGGGCCATGACGGTCTCCATCTGCAACACCCACGGCTCGACCATCCCGCGCGAGTCCGACGCCGTCCTCTACACGCACGCGGGCCCGGAGATCGCGGTCGCCTCGACCAAGGCCTTCCTGGCCCAGATCACCGCCAGCTACATCCTCGGCCTCTACCTCGCCGCCCTCCGCGGCACCAGCTACGGCCAGGCGGCGGCGGAGATCATGGCCGAGCTGCAGGCCATCCCCGACAAGATCGAGGCCCTGCTGGGCACGATGGACCGGGTCAAGGAGATCGCCTACTACATGGCCGACTCCCGCGCGGTGCTCTTCCTCGGGCGCCACGTGGGCTACCCGGTCGCGATGGAGGGTGCGCTGAAGCTCAAGGAGCTGGCCTACATCCACGCCGAGGGCTTCGCGGCCGGCGAGCTCAAGCACGGCCCGATCGCGCTCATCGAGCCGGGCCAGCCGGTCTTCGTCATCGTCCCCTCGCCGAGCAGCGAGCACGGGCTCCACGGCAAGGTCGTCTCCAACATCCAGGAGATCCGCGCCCGCGGCGCCCGCACGCTCGTCATCGCCGAGGAGGGCGACGAGGACGTCGTGCCCTTCGCCGACGTCGTCATCCGCGTCCCCCGCACCAGCCCGCTGCTGGCGCCGCTGCTCACCGTCGTCCCGCTGCAGGTCTTCGCGCTCCAGCTGTCGACGGCCAAGGGCCTGGACGTGGACCAGCCGCGCAACCTGGCCAAGTCGGTCACGGTCGAGTAG
- a CDS encoding holo-ACP synthase: MIIGLGIDVVDVARFAARIEANPRLAERLFTPEERGLRPESMAARFAAKEALAKALGAPVGLRWTDAWVVRDSTGRPHLRTQGTVRARADELGIHHLHVSLSHDAGIASAVVVAED, encoded by the coding sequence GTGATCATCGGACTGGGGATCGACGTCGTCGACGTCGCCCGCTTCGCCGCCCGCATCGAGGCCAACCCGCGCCTGGCCGAGCGCCTCTTCACCCCCGAGGAGCGGGGCCTGCGGCCCGAGTCGATGGCGGCACGGTTCGCGGCCAAGGAGGCGCTGGCCAAGGCGCTCGGCGCCCCCGTCGGGCTGCGCTGGACGGATGCCTGGGTGGTCCGCGACAGCACCGGCCGTCCGCACCTGCGCACCCAGGGCACGGTCCGGGCGCGCGCCGACGAGCTCGGCATCCACCACCTGCACGTCTCGCTCTCCCACGACGCCGGGATCGCCTCCGCGGTCGTCGTCGCGGAGGACTAG